Proteins found in one Camelina sativa cultivar DH55 unplaced genomic scaffold, Cs unpScaffold00585, whole genome shotgun sequence genomic segment:
- the LOC109131579 gene encoding uncharacterized protein LOC109131579, with product MEFRVDVIADLRPGKTNWIIQAKVLNSWYVTEFFQKRVLLLADTRGDTIEVAFLPGTYKKMRKYIYDGDWYEIRNFKVIQPTLRERNTHHPFQIKFTDESTMGLLSPVNQRHYFRFEDLGDISRGRITHPISFVGVEDRRLLEGANAANEVVLTLLNGRNETLKCRALDDYAARFINAWEALGCHLTFTSEPVFCILRFWKVGSYEGAPCLVNTTASSQIYIKPDFEGMEHHKAISEFVGRYYIEHIMEHVGENAVP from the exons ATGGAGTTTAGAGTTGATGTCATCGCTGATCTTAGACCAGGAAAAACGAATTGGATTATCCAAGCAAAGGTCTTGAATTCGTGGTATGTTACTGAGTTCTTTCAAAAGCGGGTTCTGCTCCTTGCTGATACACGG GGTGACACAATCGAGGTGGCGTTTTTACCAGGGACCTATAAGAAAATGAGGAAGTATATCTATGATGGTGATTGGTATGAAATTAGGAATTTCAAGGTCATCCAGCCAACACTTAGGGAGAGGAATACACATCATCCTTTCCAAATCAAATTTACTGATGAGTCGACGATGGGCCTGCTCTCACCGGTGAATCAAAGACACTACTTCCGTTTCGAGGATTTGGGTGATATATCTCGAGGGAGAATTACCCATCCCATATCATTCG TTGGAGTGGAAGACAGAAGATTGCTCGAGGGGGCAAATGCGGCCAATGAAGTTGTCCTCACCCTACTGAATGGGAG GAATGAAACCCTCAAGTGTCGTGCCCTAGATGACTATGCTGCTCGCTTCATAAATGCTTGGGAAGCACTCGGGTGTCATCTTACTTTTACATCCGAACCCGTCTTTTGTATTTTGCGGTTCTGGAAGGTTGGAAGCTACGAAG GTGCTCCTTGCCTCGTCAACACAACCGCCTCTTCGCAAATTTATATAAAACCAGATTTCGAGGGAATGGAACATCACAAGGCGAT ATCTGAATTCGTTGGACGTTACTATATAGAACATATAATGGAGCACGTAGGGGAGAATGCAGTACCTTGA